A genomic window from Microvirga sp. TS319 includes:
- the parE gene encoding DNA topoisomerase IV subunit B, giving the protein MDNDDLFGGAAAKRATPAAARTATVKTSRAAPPSQGIPAQGTPGEAGYDASAIEVLEGLEPVRRRPGMYIGGTDEKALHHLFAEVIDNSMDEAVAGHATFIEVEVEEGGWLSVTDNGRGIPVDPHPKFPKKSALEVIMTTLHAGGKFDSKVYETSGGLHGVGVSVVNALSETLEVEVARGQQLYRQVFSRGLPQGKLETVGRVLNRRGTKVRFKPDWQIFGKEAHFLPRRLFKMARSKAYLFGGVEIRWKCAPSLLEGSENVPAEATFKFPNGLKDYLLHDIDGKELVTDQIFSGKITRPGSHGSLEWAVAWMSNEDGFSISYCNTVPTPEGGTHENGLRIALLRALRDHAERVGQQKRMAAVTTDDVMATCASMLSVFIREPEFQGQTKDKLATVEAGRIVENAIRDTFDHWLAASPQQANKLLDWVIDRAEERLRRRQEKEVARKTATRKLRLPGKLADCSNAGAKGSELFLVEGDSAGGSAKQARDRASQAILPLRGKILNVASAGRDKLHQNQQISDLVQALGCGTGSQYRESDLRYEKVIIMTDADVDGAHIATLLITFFYRQMPKLIDGGHLYLAVPPLYRLSHGAKSAYARDEADRDRLMKTVFKGSGKVEISRFKGLGEMLPGQLKETTMDPKKRLLLKVVVEAEDRPEASDTVERLMGNKPEARFTFIQERAAFADEADLDI; this is encoded by the coding sequence ATGGACAATGACGATCTCTTCGGGGGCGCCGCCGCCAAGCGCGCGACGCCAGCCGCAGCCAGAACGGCTACCGTGAAAACCTCCCGCGCCGCGCCGCCGTCGCAGGGCATCCCCGCGCAAGGCACTCCCGGCGAGGCCGGCTACGACGCATCCGCGATCGAGGTTCTGGAGGGGCTGGAGCCCGTCCGCCGCCGCCCGGGCATGTATATCGGCGGCACGGACGAGAAGGCGCTTCACCATCTCTTCGCCGAAGTAATCGACAACTCGATGGACGAGGCCGTCGCGGGCCACGCGACCTTCATCGAGGTCGAGGTGGAGGAAGGCGGCTGGCTGTCCGTGACCGATAACGGGCGCGGCATTCCGGTCGACCCGCACCCCAAATTCCCCAAGAAATCAGCTCTCGAAGTCATCATGACCACCCTCCACGCGGGCGGCAAGTTCGACTCGAAGGTCTATGAGACGTCCGGAGGCCTGCACGGCGTCGGCGTGTCGGTGGTGAACGCGCTCTCCGAGACGCTCGAAGTCGAGGTCGCGCGCGGCCAGCAGCTCTACCGGCAGGTCTTTTCCCGAGGCCTGCCGCAGGGCAAGCTCGAGACCGTGGGCCGCGTGCTCAACCGGCGCGGCACGAAGGTTCGCTTCAAGCCCGACTGGCAGATCTTCGGCAAGGAGGCTCATTTCCTGCCCCGGCGGCTGTTCAAGATGGCCCGCTCGAAGGCCTATCTCTTCGGCGGCGTCGAGATCCGCTGGAAATGCGCCCCGTCCCTGCTCGAGGGCAGCGAGAACGTTCCCGCCGAGGCGACCTTCAAGTTCCCGAACGGCCTGAAGGACTACCTGCTCCACGACATCGACGGGAAGGAGCTCGTCACCGACCAGATCTTCTCCGGCAAGATCACCAGGCCAGGCAGCCATGGCTCCCTGGAATGGGCGGTCGCCTGGATGTCGAACGAGGACGGGTTCTCGATCTCCTACTGCAACACGGTGCCCACGCCCGAAGGCGGCACGCACGAGAACGGCCTGCGTATCGCCCTCCTGCGCGCCCTGCGCGACCATGCGGAGCGCGTGGGCCAGCAGAAGCGCATGGCGGCCGTGACCACCGACGACGTGATGGCGACCTGCGCGTCCATGCTCTCGGTGTTCATCCGCGAGCCCGAATTCCAGGGCCAGACCAAGGACAAGCTCGCGACCGTGGAGGCGGGCCGGATCGTCGAGAACGCGATCCGTGACACCTTCGACCACTGGCTCGCCGCTTCCCCGCAGCAGGCCAACAAGCTGCTCGACTGGGTGATCGACCGGGCCGAGGAGCGCCTGCGCCGACGCCAGGAGAAGGAGGTCGCCCGCAAGACCGCCACCCGCAAGCTGCGCCTCCCCGGCAAACTGGCGGATTGCTCCAATGCTGGCGCCAAAGGGTCCGAACTCTTCCTCGTCGAGGGCGATTCGGCCGGCGGCTCCGCCAAGCAGGCCCGCGACCGCGCTTCCCAGGCAATTCTCCCGTTGCGCGGAAAAATCCTCAACGTGGCCTCGGCCGGCCGGGACAAGCTGCATCAGAACCAGCAGATCTCCGACCTCGTCCAGGCGCTCGGCTGCGGAACCGGCTCGCAGTACCGCGAATCCGACCTTCGCTACGAGAAGGTCATCATCATGACCGACGCGGACGTGGACGGCGCGCATATCGCGACGCTCCTCATCACGTTCTTCTACCGGCAGATGCCCAAGCTCATCGACGGCGGCCACCTCTATCTGGCGGTGCCGCCGCTCTATCGTCTCAGCCATGGCGCAAAATCGGCCTATGCCCGGGACGAGGCGGATCGCGACCGGCTGATGAAGACGGTGTTCAAGGGCTCGGGCAAGGTCGAGATCAGCCGCTTCAAAGGCCTCGGCGAAATGCTGCCGGGCCAGTTGAAGGAAACCACCATGGACCCGAAGAAGCGCCTGCTTCTGAAGGTCGTTGTGGAAGCCGAGGACCGGCCGGAGGCCAGCGACACGGTGGAGCGCCTGATGGGCAACAAGCCCGAAGCCCGCTTCACCTTCATCCAGGAACGCGCGGCCTTCGCCGATGAGGCGGATCTGGATATCTAA
- a CDS encoding MgtC/SapB family protein produces MNEWVSWLLVGHSDKVEILLRLCVAAIAGMAVGINRDIRNKPIGMRTLGLVALGSATVILSGSVYEGLNYGQDAVSRVVQGILTGLGFLGAGAIIKARDGTDVQGLTTASTVWIAAALGVTAGLGAWFITFAGTVMTLLVLILGKPLESWLTRLFRGGEETVRDDG; encoded by the coding sequence ATGAACGAGTGGGTGTCCTGGCTCCTCGTAGGTCATTCCGACAAGGTCGAGATTCTGCTGCGCCTGTGCGTGGCGGCGATCGCGGGAATGGCCGTGGGGATCAACCGGGACATCCGCAACAAGCCCATCGGCATGCGGACGCTCGGCCTCGTGGCGCTGGGCTCCGCAACCGTGATTCTCTCAGGATCCGTCTATGAGGGACTGAACTATGGGCAGGACGCCGTGAGCCGTGTCGTTCAGGGGATCCTGACGGGCCTCGGCTTCCTCGGCGCCGGAGCGATCATCAAGGCCCGGGACGGCACGGACGTTCAGGGCCTCACCACCGCCTCCACGGTCTGGATCGCGGCGGCCCTCGGCGTGACCGCGGGCCTCGGCGCCTGGTTCATTACCTTTGCCGGAACGGTGATGACCCTGCTCGTCCTGATTCTCGGCAAACCTCTCGAGAGCTGGCTCACGCGCCTGTTCAGGGGCGGAGAGGAAACCGTGCGGGACGACGGTTAG
- the topA gene encoding type I DNA topoisomerase — protein sequence MKVVVVESPAKAKTINKYLGKDYEVLASFGHIRDLPAKDGSVDPDADFRMIWTLEDKGSKRVSEIAKAIKGAEKLILATDPDREGEAISWHVVEALREKRALKDLPVERVTFNAITKDAVQTALRQPREIDQALVDAYMARRALDYLVGFTLSPVLWRKLPGARSAGRVQSVALRLVCDRELEIETFKAREYWSLIATLATKDGAVFDARLVGADGKKIQRLDIGNGEDAEAFRKDLELATFSVANVEAKPAKRHPYPPFTTSTLQQEASRKLGLAPAQTMRIAQRLYEGVDIGGETVGLITYMRTDGVDMAPEAVQAARQVIGKEYGDRYVPAAPRKYSTKAKNAQEAHEAIRPTDMSRLPKAVAKYLEPEQARLYDLIWTRTVASQMESAELERTTADIAAQVGPRKLDLRATGQVVKFDGFLTLYNESKDDEADEDEGRLPPMKASDPLERRRINATQHFTEPPPRYSEASLVKRMEELGIGRPSTYAAVLQTLRDREYVKIEKKRLVPEDKGRIVTAFLESFFRRYVEYDFTADLEEQLDRVSNNEIDWKQVMRDFWGDFSAAIGETKELRTAEVLDALNELLGPHIFPDKGDGSNPRTCPTCGTGQLSLKLGKFGAFIGCSNYPECKYTRQLAASGIDGDGEGSSENGGQPGVKVLGEDPETGQQVTLRDGRFGPFVQLGESESEGEKPKRSSLPKGLAPSQVDLEKALKLLSLPRHVATHPESGEPILASIGRYGPYVQHGKTYANLGPGDDVLEIGANRAIDLIVAKESGGGNARRAADPGRPLGDDPESGKPIVVKAGRFGPYVTDGETNATLPRTMAAEAVTLDEAIELLKVRRAAGPSKKSARGRKAPAKKAAVAKKAPAKKAAAKTAVKKTAVKKTAVKTAAKKPAAKKAPAKKVAEGG from the coding sequence ATGAAAGTCGTCGTCGTCGAGTCGCCTGCAAAGGCCAAGACGATCAACAAATATCTCGGCAAGGATTACGAGGTCCTGGCCTCCTTCGGGCATATCCGCGATCTGCCCGCCAAGGACGGTTCGGTCGACCCGGATGCCGATTTCCGCATGATCTGGACGCTCGAGGACAAGGGCTCGAAGCGGGTCTCCGAAATCGCCAAGGCGATCAAGGGCGCCGAGAAGCTCATTCTCGCCACCGACCCGGACCGCGAGGGCGAGGCGATTTCCTGGCACGTGGTCGAAGCTCTGCGCGAGAAGCGCGCCCTCAAGGACCTGCCGGTCGAGCGCGTGACCTTCAACGCCATCACCAAGGACGCCGTGCAGACGGCGCTCCGTCAGCCGCGCGAGATCGATCAGGCGCTGGTGGACGCCTACATGGCCCGCCGCGCCCTCGACTATCTCGTGGGCTTCACCCTGTCGCCCGTCCTCTGGCGCAAGCTGCCCGGAGCGCGCTCGGCCGGACGCGTGCAGTCGGTGGCGCTCCGCCTCGTCTGCGACCGCGAACTGGAGATCGAGACCTTCAAGGCGCGCGAATACTGGTCGCTGATCGCGACGCTCGCCACGAAGGACGGCGCGGTGTTCGACGCGCGCCTCGTCGGGGCCGACGGCAAGAAGATCCAGCGTCTCGACATCGGCAACGGCGAGGACGCCGAGGCCTTCAGGAAGGACCTGGAGCTGGCGACCTTCTCGGTCGCGAATGTCGAGGCCAAGCCCGCCAAGCGCCATCCCTATCCGCCGTTCACCACCTCGACCCTGCAGCAGGAGGCCTCGCGCAAGCTCGGCCTCGCGCCGGCGCAGACCATGCGCATCGCGCAGCGCCTCTACGAGGGCGTCGATATCGGGGGCGAGACGGTGGGCCTGATCACCTATATGCGTACGGACGGCGTCGACATGGCGCCCGAAGCCGTGCAGGCCGCCCGGCAGGTGATCGGCAAAGAATACGGCGACCGCTACGTGCCGGCCGCTCCGCGCAAATACTCCACCAAGGCCAAGAACGCGCAGGAAGCGCACGAGGCCATCCGTCCGACGGACATGAGCCGCCTGCCGAAGGCCGTGGCGAAGTACCTGGAGCCCGAACAGGCCCGCCTCTACGACCTCATCTGGACCCGCACCGTGGCGAGCCAGATGGAATCGGCCGAGCTCGAGCGCACCACCGCCGACATCGCCGCGCAGGTGGGTCCGCGCAAGCTCGACCTTCGCGCGACGGGTCAGGTCGTGAAGTTCGACGGCTTCCTCACGCTCTACAACGAGAGCAAGGACGACGAGGCGGACGAGGATGAGGGCCGCCTGCCGCCCATGAAGGCGAGCGACCCGCTGGAGCGCCGCCGGATCAACGCGACCCAGCACTTCACCGAGCCGCCGCCGCGCTATTCGGAGGCCTCGCTCGTGAAGCGCATGGAGGAACTCGGCATCGGCCGTCCCTCCACCTATGCCGCCGTGCTCCAGACCCTGCGCGACCGCGAATATGTGAAGATCGAGAAGAAGCGCCTCGTTCCCGAGGACAAGGGCCGCATCGTCACCGCCTTCCTGGAGAGCTTCTTCCGCCGCTACGTGGAATACGATTTCACGGCGGACCTGGAGGAGCAGCTCGACCGAGTCTCGAACAACGAGATCGACTGGAAGCAGGTGATGCGCGACTTCTGGGGCGACTTCTCGGCCGCCATCGGCGAGACGAAGGAGCTGCGCACCGCGGAGGTGCTGGACGCGCTCAACGAGCTGCTCGGCCCCCACATCTTCCCGGACAAGGGCGACGGATCGAACCCGCGCACCTGCCCGACATGCGGCACGGGCCAGCTCTCCCTCAAGCTCGGCAAGTTCGGCGCCTTCATCGGCTGCTCGAACTACCCCGAATGCAAATACACCCGCCAGCTCGCCGCCTCCGGCATCGACGGCGACGGGGAAGGCTCGTCCGAAAACGGCGGTCAGCCCGGCGTGAAGGTCCTGGGCGAGGATCCGGAGACCGGACAGCAGGTGACCCTGCGCGACGGCCGCTTCGGCCCCTTCGTGCAGCTCGGCGAGAGCGAGAGCGAGGGCGAGAAGCCCAAGCGATCCTCCCTACCGAAGGGCCTTGCGCCCTCGCAGGTGGATCTGGAAAAGGCGCTCAAGCTTCTCTCGCTGCCCCGTCACGTGGCGACGCACCCGGAATCGGGCGAGCCGATCCTGGCGAGCATCGGCCGCTACGGGCCTTACGTGCAGCACGGGAAGACCTATGCCAATCTGGGCCCCGGCGACGACGTGCTGGAGATCGGCGCCAATCGTGCCATCGACCTGATCGTCGCGAAGGAAAGCGGTGGCGGCAACGCCCGCCGCGCCGCCGATCCGGGCCGTCCGCTGGGTGACGACCCCGAATCGGGCAAGCCCATCGTGGTGAAGGCCGGGCGCTTCGGTCCCTACGTCACCGACGGCGAGACCAACGCCACCCTGCCGCGGACGATGGCCGCGGAAGCGGTGACGCTGGACGAGGCCATCGAGCTGCTGAAGGTCCGCCGGGCGGCAGGCCCGTCCAAGAAATCCGCCCGCGGCCGCAAGGCTCCTGCCAAGAAGGCCGCCGTCGCGAAGAAGGCTCCCGCCAAGAAGGCAGCGGCCAAGACCGCGGTGAAGAAGACGGCGGTAAAGAAGACGGCCGTAAAGACGGCGGCGAAAAAACCCGCAGCCAAGAAAGCACCGGCGAAGAAGGTTGCAGAAGGCGGTTGA
- a CDS encoding isovaleryl-CoA dehydrogenase encodes MPHLPDTHEIFNQTPPFGDVNLIAGDRPLLDALGSNGVDPEAEGLIAFGEAWGSAERLDLGRLANENPPKLRTHDARGYRIDAVEFHPAYHALMRASMADGLHSSTWDEPRSDHAYAARAARIYTVAGVESGHVCPITMTHAAAAALAASPARLKEWLPRIRSRDYDSRFIPFWEKSSVTLGMGMTEKQGGTDVRANTTRAVPTAGDEYAITGHKWFMSAPMCDAFLVLAQAPGGLTCFLLPRFRPDGSLNGLRLQRLKDKLGNRSNASSEVEFVNAFGWRIGEEGAGVRTIISMVQLTRLDCAVASAGLVRMGLTLAMHHARHRTVFQKKLIDQPAMRMVLADLALENEAMTALALRAAHSFDLAARDGHEAAYARLVTPAAKFGICKAAPRLIYEAMESLGGNGYVEESPLPRLYREAPVNAIWEGSGNVIALDLLRAEGRDPELAASVLERLMADAGGLPGASEAARDIVLALQSPDAEAKARFVADRLFSLAAAGALARSAPRSIAESFALTRLARPARIIGANELGEAVEPLLERAFLTK; translated from the coding sequence GTGCCGCACCTTCCCGACACTCATGAGATCTTCAACCAGACTCCCCCCTTCGGCGACGTGAATCTGATCGCGGGCGACCGTCCTCTGCTGGACGCTCTCGGGAGCAACGGGGTAGATCCCGAGGCCGAAGGGCTGATCGCCTTCGGCGAGGCCTGGGGCAGCGCCGAGCGGCTCGACCTCGGACGGCTCGCCAACGAGAACCCGCCGAAGCTGCGCACGCACGATGCGCGCGGCTACCGGATCGACGCGGTGGAGTTTCACCCGGCCTATCACGCGCTCATGCGGGCGAGCATGGCGGATGGGCTTCATTCCTCGACCTGGGACGAGCCGCGATCGGATCACGCGTATGCAGCCCGTGCGGCCAGGATCTACACCGTGGCGGGGGTCGAAAGCGGCCATGTCTGCCCGATCACCATGACCCATGCCGCGGCGGCGGCGCTCGCCGCCTCCCCGGCCCGGCTGAAGGAATGGCTGCCGCGGATCCGGTCCCGGGACTACGATTCGCGCTTCATCCCCTTCTGGGAGAAGAGTTCCGTCACCCTCGGAATGGGCATGACCGAGAAGCAGGGCGGAACGGACGTGCGCGCCAACACCACCCGCGCCGTTCCGACCGCCGGCGACGAATACGCGATCACCGGGCACAAATGGTTCATGTCCGCGCCCATGTGCGACGCCTTTCTGGTGCTGGCCCAGGCGCCGGGCGGTCTCACCTGCTTTCTCCTGCCCCGCTTCCGGCCCGACGGGTCCTTGAACGGGCTTCGCCTTCAGCGTCTGAAGGACAAGCTCGGCAACCGCTCCAACGCCTCCTCCGAGGTCGAGTTCGTGAACGCGTTCGGCTGGCGCATCGGCGAGGAGGGAGCGGGCGTGCGCACCATCATCTCCATGGTGCAGCTCACGCGCCTCGATTGCGCGGTCGCGTCCGCCGGGCTCGTGCGCATGGGCCTGACCCTTGCCATGCACCACGCCCGGCATCGCACCGTTTTCCAGAAGAAGCTCATCGACCAGCCCGCCATGCGGATGGTGCTCGCCGATCTTGCCCTGGAGAACGAGGCCATGACGGCGCTCGCCTTGCGCGCGGCCCACAGCTTCGATCTCGCCGCCCGGGACGGGCATGAGGCGGCCTATGCCCGCCTCGTGACGCCCGCCGCCAAGTTCGGCATCTGCAAGGCCGCGCCACGCCTCATCTACGAGGCCATGGAGAGCCTGGGCGGCAACGGTTACGTAGAGGAAAGCCCCCTGCCCCGCCTCTACCGGGAGGCCCCGGTCAACGCCATCTGGGAGGGCTCCGGCAACGTGATCGCCCTCGACCTCCTGCGGGCCGAGGGGCGCGACCCGGAACTCGCAGCCTCCGTTCTGGAGCGGCTCATGGCCGATGCCGGAGGCCTCCCGGGAGCCTCCGAGGCGGCCCGGGACATCGTCCTGGCCCTGCAATCGCCGGACGCGGAGGCCAAGGCCAGATTCGTCGCCGACCGTCTCTTTTCCCTCGCCGCCGCCGGGGCCCTCGCCCGCTCGGCTCCACGCTCCATCGCGGAATCCTTTGCCCTCACCCGGCTGGCGCGGCCGGCCCGGATCATCGGCGCCAACGAGCTGGGGGAAGCGGTCGAACCCTTGCTGGAGCGGGCTTTCCTCACCAAATAA
- a CDS encoding calcium-binding protein, whose product MADPIILTIAEALVRIDHEAPIIVSDQGINFQKMTPNDISTLAANGAIGFSALSPFSWDWEMVTALLKTSISFNPNGGGGTLSETAAFISALTPGQIMTLGARGFRLLDAGSTGTIVFSVEQLRASANLNVMNDGIMDGVAVTLLDTSANINSLSPTELGRLKSQGVTLIDVTDGTSGGEISLTWEKVRELGQGVLDPSVKFATADKVSVTGAASQLARLSDTQLDYLSKIGVDFLHADDGPVTLNFFQASDLALAGPRYAPEDSVTVSGSIGDFSAGQLAALGTKGVDKLDAPEEAPNVVLTFAKAAAVAGSRMIFAADDTVTVADSGANLAKLTATQLARLATSGVDVLDSTTNAIALTSAQLAALGSIRIAAGDHVTVGWTGTAGSNSVTGSRYDDTIKGLAGNDTLKGGSGNDKIFGGAGRDVFVFDKAASTQSNKDQIMDWNRTDDTIQLENAVFTALKTTGTLGSGFFRLGAVAKDGNDHIGYNKATGDLWYDSNGNKAGGQVVFANIGKDKVITSSDFIVS is encoded by the coding sequence ATGGCGGACCCTATCATTCTGACGATCGCCGAAGCCCTCGTGCGTATTGACCATGAGGCCCCGATCATCGTGTCGGATCAGGGCATCAATTTCCAGAAGATGACGCCGAACGACATCAGCACATTGGCCGCGAACGGAGCCATCGGCTTTTCGGCGTTGTCCCCTTTCAGCTGGGATTGGGAGATGGTCACTGCCCTCCTCAAGACGAGTATTTCCTTCAATCCGAATGGCGGTGGCGGCACGCTGAGCGAAACGGCCGCCTTCATCTCCGCCCTGACCCCGGGACAGATCATGACGCTGGGGGCAAGGGGCTTTAGGCTCCTCGATGCGGGATCGACCGGCACGATCGTCTTCTCCGTGGAGCAGCTCAGGGCATCGGCAAATCTCAATGTGATGAATGATGGGATCATGGATGGCGTTGCCGTGACCCTCCTGGACACGAGCGCCAATATCAACTCGCTTTCCCCGACTGAACTCGGCCGATTGAAGTCCCAGGGTGTGACCCTCATCGATGTCACCGACGGTACCTCGGGCGGCGAGATCAGCCTGACCTGGGAGAAGGTCCGGGAACTTGGCCAGGGCGTGCTTGACCCGTCCGTCAAGTTCGCGACGGCGGACAAGGTGTCGGTGACCGGCGCCGCCAGTCAACTCGCCCGTCTTTCAGACACCCAGCTCGATTACCTTTCCAAGATCGGCGTCGATTTTCTCCATGCCGACGACGGCCCGGTGACCCTTAACTTCTTTCAAGCCTCGGATCTGGCTCTTGCCGGTCCGCGTTATGCGCCGGAAGACAGCGTCACCGTTTCCGGTTCGATCGGGGACTTCTCGGCGGGTCAGCTTGCGGCGCTCGGTACCAAGGGCGTGGACAAGCTCGATGCTCCGGAGGAGGCCCCCAACGTCGTTCTCACCTTCGCGAAAGCCGCGGCCGTTGCAGGCTCGCGCATGATCTTCGCGGCCGACGACACCGTGACCGTCGCCGATAGCGGCGCGAATCTCGCCAAGCTCACGGCGACTCAGCTCGCAAGGCTCGCCACAAGCGGAGTCGACGTCCTGGACTCGACGACGAATGCGATCGCTCTCACCTCCGCTCAACTTGCTGCCCTCGGGTCCATCCGGATCGCGGCAGGAGATCATGTCACGGTCGGCTGGACGGGAACCGCCGGGAGCAACTCCGTCACCGGCAGCCGGTACGACGACACCATCAAGGGGCTTGCCGGCAACGACACCCTGAAAGGCGGGTCCGGCAACGACAAAATTTTTGGTGGGGCCGGTCGCGACGTCTTCGTGTTCGACAAAGCCGCGAGCACCCAATCCAACAAGGACCAGATCATGGATTGGAACAGGACCGACGACACGATCCAGCTGGAGAACGCCGTGTTCACGGCGCTCAAGACGACCGGCACGCTCGGCTCTGGCTTCTTCAGGCTCGGCGCTGTGGCCAAGGATGGCAATGACCATATCGGCTACAACAAGGCGACCGGCGACCTCTGGTACGACTCGAACGGCAACAAGGCCGGCGGCCAGGTGGTGTTTGCCAATATCGGCAAGGACAAGGTCATCACCTCCAGCGACTTCATCGTCAGCTGA
- a CDS encoding aspartate carbamoyltransferase catalytic subunit, with product MSDTPRTVFPHRHLLGIEGLSPLDIQALLDLADDQVEVSRQIEKRKTSLRGRTQINLFFEPSTRTQSSFEIAGKRLGADVLNMAVASSSVKKGETLIDTAATLNAMRPDIIVVRHHAAGAVHLLARKVDCAVVNAGDGAHEHPTQALLDALTIRRNKGRIEGLTVAICGDILHSRVARSNMILLAAMGAQVRLVAPTNLLPPGIERLGFPTYTDMCKGLEGADIVMMLRLQRERMNGSFVPSVKEYFRFYGLDQEKLSYAKPDALVMHPGPMNRGVEISSDVADGTQSLIREQVEMGVAVRMAVLEALASHLPNG from the coding sequence ATGAGCGACACCCCCCGAACCGTTTTTCCTCACCGGCATCTCCTCGGAATCGAGGGGCTGTCTCCTTTGGACATACAGGCGCTTCTCGATTTGGCCGACGATCAGGTCGAGGTGAGCCGGCAGATCGAGAAGCGAAAAACGTCCCTTCGCGGGCGGACGCAGATCAATCTCTTCTTCGAGCCCTCGACCCGCACGCAATCGTCCTTCGAGATCGCTGGCAAGCGCCTGGGCGCCGACGTGCTCAACATGGCGGTGGCCTCTTCCTCGGTGAAGAAGGGCGAGACGCTGATCGACACCGCCGCGACCCTCAACGCCATGCGCCCCGACATCATCGTCGTGCGCCATCATGCGGCCGGCGCGGTCCATCTCCTGGCCCGGAAGGTCGATTGCGCGGTCGTGAACGCGGGCGACGGCGCGCACGAGCATCCGACCCAGGCGCTTCTCGATGCCCTGACCATCCGCCGCAACAAGGGACGGATCGAGGGCCTGACGGTTGCGATCTGCGGCGACATCCTGCATTCCCGCGTGGCGCGCTCCAACATGATCCTGCTCGCCGCCATGGGAGCGCAGGTGCGCCTCGTCGCGCCCACGAATCTCCTTCCGCCCGGCATCGAGCGACTCGGCTTCCCGACCTACACCGACATGTGCAAGGGTCTGGAAGGCGCCGATATCGTGATGATGCTGCGCCTTCAGCGGGAGCGCATGAACGGCTCCTTCGTGCCCTCCGTTAAGGAGTACTTCCGCTTCTACGGCCTCGACCAGGAAAAGCTCTCCTACGCCAAGCCGGACGCGCTCGTGATGCATCCCGGCCCCATGAACAGGGGCGTTGAGATTTCCTCCGACGTGGCGGACGGCACGCAGTCGCTGATCCGCGAACAGGTCGAGATGGGCGTGGCCGTCCGCATGGCGGTGCTCGAGGCTCTCGCGAGCCATTTGCCGAACGGGTGA
- a CDS encoding dihydroorotase: MSLKPLLFKNARLVDPDTGREEAGGLLVRDGVIRDLGPQLAQAADADVIDCGGQVLSPGLIDMRAFIGEPGGPYRETLKSAGEAAAAGGVTTVVSMPDTSPVLDDPAVIDFIVRRARDTSVVNILPAAALTKGLMGEEMAEIGRLKEAGAIAFTDGARSVTNAQVMRRALTYARDFDALIVHHVEDPDLVGQGVMNEGEFSSRLGLPGIPREAETIMLERDMRLVRLTGARYHAAMISTADSAEIVRAAKARGLPVTCGVSINHLSLNENDIGDYRTFLKLSPPLRHEDDRQAMIEALADGTVDVIVSDHNPQDVENKRLPFAEAANGAVGLETLLSAALRLVHSDRISLPKLLRAMTTKPAEILGLPAGRLKIGAPADLILFDPEAPYVLDKRDLKSLSKNSPFDEARLEGQVTITMVAGRIAFDRRPT, encoded by the coding sequence ATGAGCCTGAAACCACTTCTCTTCAAGAACGCACGCCTCGTCGATCCCGATACCGGGCGCGAGGAGGCGGGCGGCCTCCTGGTCCGCGACGGCGTCATCCGGGATCTCGGGCCGCAACTCGCCCAGGCCGCCGATGCAGATGTGATCGATTGCGGCGGTCAGGTGCTGAGCCCCGGGCTCATCGACATGCGAGCCTTCATTGGCGAGCCGGGCGGGCCCTATCGGGAAACGCTGAAAAGCGCCGGCGAGGCGGCCGCCGCCGGCGGCGTGACGACCGTCGTGTCCATGCCGGATACGAGCCCCGTGCTCGACGACCCGGCGGTGATCGACTTCATCGTGCGCCGGGCGCGCGATACGTCCGTCGTGAACATCCTGCCGGCCGCGGCCCTCACCAAGGGCCTCATGGGCGAGGAGATGGCTGAGATCGGGCGGCTCAAGGAGGCGGGGGCGATCGCCTTCACCGATGGCGCGCGCTCCGTCACCAACGCGCAGGTGATGCGCCGTGCGCTCACCTATGCCCGCGATTTCGACGCGCTGATCGTTCACCACGTGGAGGATCCGGATCTCGTCGGGCAGGGGGTGATGAACGAGGGTGAGTTCTCGTCCCGCCTCGGCCTGCCGGGCATTCCCCGCGAGGCAGAGACCATCATGCTGGAGCGCGACATGCGCCTCGTGCGCCTCACCGGGGCGCGCTACCATGCCGCCATGATCTCGACCGCCGATTCGGCGGAGATCGTCCGGGCCGCGAAGGCGAGGGGCTTGCCGGTGACCTGCGGCGTCTCCATCAATCATCTCTCGCTCAACGAGAACGACATCGGGGATTACCGCACCTTCCTGAAGCTCTCGCCGCCCCTGAGGCACGAGGACGACCGGCAGGCGATGATCGAGGCCTTGGCCGACGGGACTGTCGACGTGATCGTCTCGGACCACAATCCACAGGATGTGGAGAACAAGCGCCTGCCCTTCGCCGAGGCCGCCAACGGGGCCGTCGGGCTCGAAACGCTGCTCTCCGCGGCGCTCCGTCTCGTTCATTCGGACCGCATTTCACTCCCAAAGCTCTTGCGCGCGATGACCACGAAACCCGCGGAAATCCTAGGGTTGCCGGCCGGACGGCTGAAGATCGGCGCTCCCGCCGACCTCATCCTGTTCGATCCGGAGGCGCCCTACGTGCTCGACAAGCGCGATCTGAAATCCCTGTCTAAGAACTCGCCTTTTGACGAGGCCCGTCTGGAAGGGCAGGTGACGATCACGATGGTTGCGGGCAGGATCGCGTTCGACCGCCGCCCAACGTGA